CATAGGAGAAATCGACGTGCCCCGGTGTGTCGATGATGTTTATCTCGTAATCTTCACCATTGTAATTGTAGATCACTTTCACCGGTTGAGCCTTTATTGTGATACCACGCTCTCTTTCGATATCCATCTGATCGAGGAACTGTTCGTGCATCTTTCGGGGATCCACCGTTTTGGTGATCTCCAGTATCCTATCGACAAAGGTTGTCTTACCATGATCTATGTGTGCGATGGTACAAATGTTCCTTATGAATTTGGTGTCCTTCAAACCTATCTACCTCCATTTAAAACCCAGTCGATCGGCATCGCTTCCACTCTACCACAAAAACCTTCAACTGTCTCAGCACAAAAGAGTGCATCACAGATCGCTTCGTAAACACTTTCCACAGCTGCTCTGAAAAGTTCATCGAAGAGTTCTCTACTATCATCGATGCGACCGACTGTCGTCGAGAAGGCTATGCACACATCGCCACTTCCATGATGGCCCGCAGAACCGAGCATACCCAATGCCAGAAAAGAATGTCTCGCGACACGTTTGAGCTGTCTGGAATCCAGAGGGACGTCAGTTGCCAGAATTATTATGATAGAACCTTCCTCTTTTCTCGTCACACCCGATTTGACGTACTCAAAAGCCCTTTTTCCTAAAATTGTAAGATCTTCGAAGGCGCCAAAGTTCGCTAGCACCAGTGCCCCAAGAACATTACCGCTTTTGAGTTTCCTCGAGGCGCTACCTATCCCACCTTTGAAACCGAAACAAACCATCCCGGTCCCAGCACCGACCGAGCCCAATTCGAATTTGTCGTTCGCCTTCTCATAAGCCTCGATCACGTGGAACGATTTCACCGCGTTGTAGAGTATGTCATTCAAAAAACCATCATTGCACTCACCTATCACTGGATTCAACGTTCTGAATTTCTTTTTTCTGGCTGCCAATTCTACGATACCTTGGAACGCGTATCCAACGCTGAGCGTGTTGGTGAGCACGATGGGGGTTTCTATCTGTCCAAGCTCGTTTATTTGCATCAGGCCGATCGATTTTCCAAAACCATTGAGAACGGCACAAGCTGCACTCAAAGGTTTTTCAAAAATATCTTCACTGGGTGACACCACGGTCACACCCGTGCGGACGATGGTCGGTTCATCGAAAACGAGTGTTACATGTCCAACGCGCACACCAGGAACATCACTCAGGAGGTTTTTTTCTCCCGGTGACAGCCTACCGAAAGACAAACCAACTTCCCTGAAACGCGTTCGCAAGATCGTTCATCCTCCTGCGTGATATTATAAATTTGCTTGGGAGGTAAAGGTATGGAACGATTCGTCTTTGAGTCGCCTTTTGGACCCATTTGCGTGCATGTGCAGAGCGGACAAGTTCTTCAGATAGATCTTGGAAAGAAGTGTGAGGTGAGCACTCAACCAGAACCTGAAATAGTGCGACAGCTTGAGGAATATTTCTCAAGGAAGAGAACTCAACTCGATTTTCCTGTGAGAGTCGTCGGGACCGAATTTCAGTTGCGTGTTTGGCATGCTTTGAGGGACATACCATACGGTTCTACCTTGAGCTACGGTGAACTTGCGAAGCGATTGCATACCTCGGCGAGAGCGGTTGGCCAAGCGTTGAAGAAAAATCCGTTGGCCATATATTTCCCGTGCCACAGGGTGGTCGCGAAAGGTTCACTCGGAGGATTCAGTTCGGGGCTTGAGTGGAAGCAGCGTCTGCTTGCCCTCGAGCGTGGTGAAAGATGCGCCCAAAGTTGATAGGTTTTTTGTGTGGTTTTCTCGTCACCATAGTTCTGCTTTCTTTCCTCTATATTGAAATCACAAAAGATCTTCCCACACCGGAGTCACTGTTACCCACCGGGCTCATCTTGTTGTATTCCGATGGAACTACCATGTCTTTGCCAAGGTCCTTCTGGGTCAAACTCGAAGATGTCCCACCTTACTTCTTGAACGCACTACTCGCTTCTGAAGATAAACGGTTCTATCTACATCCCGGTGTCGATCCAATCGGGATCGCGAGGGCCATCGTGAGGAACATCAGCACGATGTCGATCAACGAAGGTGGTAGCACGATCACTCAGCAGCTCGCGCGCACCTTGTATCTGACACCCAAGGTGACGTGGGAAAGAAAAATAAAAGAGATGTTCATTGCACTCTGGCTCGAAAGACACAGAACAAAAGAGGAGATCCTCCAGATGTACATCAACTCCGTCTACATGGGAAATGGACTTTATGGATTTGCCAGCGCTTCGAAATACTATTTCGGTAAAGATCTCAGCGAACTCAGCCTCAGCGAAGCAGTTTTGTTGATCGGTGTGGTGAGATCTCCTGAAAATTTCAATCCACTCAAAAATTGGCAGGTCTCAAAAAAGAAGGCTATAACCGTTCTCAGGGCGATGCTGAGAGAAGGTTATCTGGATAGAGAAGTTTATCAACAGAATTTTGAACAACTCGAACGGCTCAACTACACACGTAGTTTCAAGGTCGATTTCGATGAGGAAGTTTTCTGGCGAGTCGTCAGGGAATTGAAACAACTCGGCTACGGTTTGGACGAATTGAGGCAAGGTTATAAGATTTACACCACTTTGGACAGAAAACTTTCTCAAGCTGCGATGAGTTTACCGCGCAACACAGTGGCCGAAGCGATCGACCCTACCAGTGGAGCCATTTTGCTCTACAAGGGAGTGGGGTTGACTTACCCAGAAGGTAGTAGATTGCTTGGTTCGGCGATAAAGCCTCTTTACTATTATCTTGCGATCTTGGAAGGTTGGTCGATCGACAGTGAGCTAGTTGATCTACCACTGAAGATCGGTGACTGGACCCCAGAAAATTTCGATAAGCGTTATCGTGGAGTCGTCACTATGAGGCAAGCACTGATCGACTCCCTCAACATACCCTCAGTGAACTTGTTCATGCAACTTGGAAGGGAAAAAGTTGTAGACTTTTTGAAAAATGATTTGAAAATCGCGGGCTTTTACCCCGAAGATATGACGATCGCGCTCGGAACACTCGAAACGGCACCTGAGGAGGTTTTGAAAGCTTACGCCTCCATTTTCAACGGAGGCGTCGTTCTACAGCCGTTCATCGTCAAACGCATTGAAGATGCGAACGGCAGAGTCATTTACGAATCGGTTCCGAAGGTGATCAACATCGTTAAAGCAAGGAAGACCAGTACTATGGAAGCGTCCGCGGTGTTACTCGAAGTGATGCGGCAAGTTGTTGAACGTGGCACGGGTGTGCGTGCGAGGCAAAAATTACCAGTTGCAGGTAAAACTGGAACTTCTCTGAAGACGGCTTGGTTCATCGGGGGTGATCAAGGATTCATCATGGCGGTGGCTGTGGATGGTGAGAATCTGACTGGAGGGGTCCACGCCGCACCCGTATGGTCACAGTTACTAGCGAAATACAACTACAGTGGGAAGATGCCGAACTGGAAGATTCAGTCTACTTTCTCTACCAAAACCACGACGCCTTCTCTCACACTCGATGTGGATAGAGTCATACGTTGGTTGGAAGAAAAGAATTTGGATATAGAAACGTTGTCAGATCTTGCATCAAGAATGGACAGCCGAACTTTACTCGATTTTCTGAGCAGTATCAATGAAAGATCTCCACAACTCGCTAAAGAGTTGTGGGAGAGAATCAAACAGAAACGTGTTTGGTGAAATACAATTCGAACTGATGAAACAAAAAGTCAACTTGGCAGAACTAGAATAATTCTGTGTGGCTAAAAAGATATAGATTCACAGTATTTTTCTTAATGATTTGTAGCATCTTCATCTTTGTGATCTATTCCAAGGCGCGTGTGAACGCCAGTTATTTCGTTTTCCTTCCAGGTTATAAACCCAACGTTGGTATCGAACGAATAGACAACGAAGAATTGAGATCCTTCTTCAAGATCGCTCAGAAATTTGACGATGGCTCCCAGTTCGTCGTCGTTTTGCACGATCCAGATGGCTTTTTCTCATCCGGCACGTTGCTCAAAGTTGTGGAATTTCAAAATGAACTTTCCAAAATCTCATGCGTCAAAAATGTGCTCAGCATCGTCAATTACGCTTTCAAAAAACCGTATTTCGATGGTTCCACACTCGACAGGGAAATTTTGAAGGATCCAGAGGCCAACTCTTTCATCTCGAAAGACGGTGAATATCTTTTACTTCACTGTACATTGAATAGAAATTGTGACGAGGATAGAGCTTTGCAAGAAGTACGCCAGTTGATCAAAAATTATCAAGATCTGCGAGGCCTTTTGTTCGGTCAAATCGTCATAAATAGAGAATTGTTTCGTGAAATCGTTCATCAAGTGTTCGTCTATCCTGCCATAATCTTTTTGGTGATCCTTTCGATTTTCTATTTGCAAACACGCTCGCTGAAAGCCAGTTTAGTCTCCCTGTTGGTCCCAGTCCTTGCGAACCTAATCGTTTATGGTTTGACCACGCTGATGGGTATGGAACTCAACACGATGACCGTCATGTGCGTGAGCTTTTTGATCGTCATTGGTTCGGCTTACGGCCTACACTTTTACAACGGTGTTGTTAGATTCGGTGATCGCGTACGTAAAGAGATGTTCAGACCGATCTTTTTTTCCATGTTCACAACTGCGATAGGTTTTCTATCGTTTTTGTTCGTCGAGATAACGGCTTTCAGACAACTTGGATTGATGGTCTCATCCGGTCTTGCCTTAGTTTTCCTTATCCTTTTCACCTCAGGTTATGAATTGCTCTGTGACGAGAGAAAGGTTCGAAGGGAAACAGTACTGTTGAGAATCAGAAGTGAAAGGGTCGGTCGCGCCCTGTTGATAATTTCTCTCGTGCTCGTTGCTCTCACTTTTGCACTTTTGCCCGAAATAGACGTAGGTATGGATCAAGCATCTTATTTTTCCAAGGATAGTCAAGTAGCCCGCGCGTTGAGAATTCTCACCGAGGAGTTCTCTTACAGGGAACCAGTGTACATCATGATAGAGAAAGATGCACTCTTCACAGTTAAAGATTCGGAGATCATAAGAAGCATTTTGAGGGATTTGAGCGATCTTGACGAAGTTTCTTCGGTCCAATTCCCAGCCACATACCCGATACCGACCTTGGTGATGCTTTCAAGATTTCAACCGGTCATCAATCACTTTGTCGCGGACGGGAGAACGATTAGAATCGTTTTGAACATAACTGAGGAGGCTTACAGAAAGGCTGGAAGGTTGAAGCACAAATTGTTAGAAATCGTTCAAAAATATCCATACAAATTCACAATCGCGAGTGCCGCTTTTGTGGTTGATCAAATCAACTCGCAGATCATCGAGAGTCAAATCCAAAGTCTCACACTTTCTTTGTTGCTGATTTTCGGTTCTGTTTTGTTCGCTTTCAAAGATCTATCCTTATCGTTAACGATCGTGGTGCCTGTGCTCCTCACCGCTTTGATGAACTTCTTCTTCATGGCTTTGTTGAAGTTGAGATTGGACGTGGCCA
This sequence is a window from Pseudothermotoga sp.. Protein-coding genes within it:
- a CDS encoding P1 family peptidase — its product is MRTRFREVGLSFGRLSPGEKNLLSDVPGVRVGHVTLVFDEPTIVRTGVTVVSPSEDIFEKPLSAACAVLNGFGKSIGLMQINELGQIETPIVLTNTLSVGYAFQGIVELAARKKKFRTLNPVIGECNDGFLNDILYNAVKSFHVIEAYEKANDKFELGSVGAGTGMVCFGFKGGIGSASRKLKSGNVLGALVLANFGAFEDLTILGKRAFEYVKSGVTRKEEGSIIIILATDVPLDSRQLKRVARHSFLALGMLGSAGHHGSGDVCIAFSTTVGRIDDSRELFDELFRAAVESVYEAICDALFCAETVEGFCGRVEAMPIDWVLNGGR
- a CDS encoding methylated-DNA--[protein]-cysteine S-methyltransferase, coding for MERFVFESPFGPICVHVQSGQVLQIDLGKKCEVSTQPEPEIVRQLEEYFSRKRTQLDFPVRVVGTEFQLRVWHALRDIPYGSTLSYGELAKRLHTSARAVGQALKKNPLAIYFPCHRVVAKGSLGGFSSGLEWKQRLLALERGERCAQS
- a CDS encoding transglycosylase domain-containing protein, with the protein product MRPKLIGFLCGFLVTIVLLSFLYIEITKDLPTPESLLPTGLILLYSDGTTMSLPRSFWVKLEDVPPYFLNALLASEDKRFYLHPGVDPIGIARAIVRNISTMSINEGGSTITQQLARTLYLTPKVTWERKIKEMFIALWLERHRTKEEILQMYINSVYMGNGLYGFASASKYYFGKDLSELSLSEAVLLIGVVRSPENFNPLKNWQVSKKKAITVLRAMLREGYLDREVYQQNFEQLERLNYTRSFKVDFDEEVFWRVVRELKQLGYGLDELRQGYKIYTTLDRKLSQAAMSLPRNTVAEAIDPTSGAILLYKGVGLTYPEGSRLLGSAIKPLYYYLAILEGWSIDSELVDLPLKIGDWTPENFDKRYRGVVTMRQALIDSLNIPSVNLFMQLGREKVVDFLKNDLKIAGFYPEDMTIALGTLETAPEEVLKAYASIFNGGVVLQPFIVKRIEDANGRVIYESVPKVINIVKARKTSTMEASAVLLEVMRQVVERGTGVRARQKLPVAGKTGTSLKTAWFIGGDQGFIMAVAVDGENLTGGVHAAPVWSQLLAKYNYSGKMPNWKIQSTFSTKTTTPSLTLDVDRVIRWLEEKNLDIETLSDLASRMDSRTLLDFLSSINERSPQLAKELWERIKQKRVW
- a CDS encoding MMPL family transporter, whose product is MICSIFIFVIYSKARVNASYFVFLPGYKPNVGIERIDNEELRSFFKIAQKFDDGSQFVVVLHDPDGFFSSGTLLKVVEFQNELSKISCVKNVLSIVNYAFKKPYFDGSTLDREILKDPEANSFISKDGEYLLLHCTLNRNCDEDRALQEVRQLIKNYQDLRGLLFGQIVINRELFREIVHQVFVYPAIIFLVILSIFYLQTRSLKASLVSLLVPVLANLIVYGLTTLMGMELNTMTVMCVSFLIVIGSAYGLHFYNGVVRFGDRVRKEMFRPIFFSMFTTAIGFLSFLFVEITAFRQLGLMVSSGLALVFLILFTSGYELLCDERKVRRETVLLRIRSERVGRALLIISLVLVALTFALLPEIDVGMDQASYFSKDSQVARALRILTEEFSYREPVYIMIEKDALFTVKDSEIIRSILRDLSDLDEVSSVQFPATYPIPTLVMLSRFQPVINHFVADGRTIRIVLNITEEAYRKAGRLKHKLLEIVQKYPYKFTIASAAFVVDQINSQIIESQIQSLTLSLLLIFGSVLFAFKDLSLSLTIVVPVLLTALMNFFFMALLKLRLDVATSIVASILVGLVVDYSIHLAHDMRRTKDVFVSIENVSMPILANGLGLIGGFFVLTFSRLALFKNVSLLLILGISFGVLFTLFSQPLLIKKFANKIPKQKK